One Candidatus Polarisedimenticolia bacterium genomic region harbors:
- a CDS encoding APC family permease: MTNGAAHPRKATTFHLVFMTYSVICSGAYGLEEMISGSGPGIALLTLVVLPFVWAVPIALACAELSARYPVEGGYYRWARMAFGDFTGYMAGWLVWLANIATNGTFAVLFANYLKYWYPDLPSFWHWVVAAAVVWVTVLLNWWGIRLVGTTSVVLTVLIFFPFLGITLLGLAHFDHNPLVPFVNPERGPLSAFAAGLGIAIWLYSGFEKLTTNAGEVERPSRAFPIALAIAVPMAAGSYIIPTFAALAGHGHWSEWGESYFSVAAHALGGPALGAAMAAGGLVSSMCLLMVTTLGQSRLPMVLAEDGLFPRVFARRHPRFETPTVSLVVGGVALSLLVLVRFSYLAGMFSLVQVLAYLLIFAALLRLRSHAPRAESPPDALPEEAPFRIPLGTAGLALMTVPSLILSGMVIVESIWPAGVFDKRQALVDLLVFASGPLTYVLFRMTGRGPNMP; this comes from the coding sequence ATGACGAACGGCGCAGCGCACCCGAGGAAGGCGACCACCTTCCATCTCGTCTTCATGACGTACTCCGTGATTTGCAGCGGGGCGTACGGCCTGGAGGAGATGATCTCGGGGTCGGGGCCGGGCATCGCCCTTCTGACGCTGGTGGTCCTGCCGTTCGTGTGGGCCGTGCCGATCGCCCTGGCCTGCGCGGAGCTGTCGGCGCGTTATCCGGTGGAAGGGGGGTATTACCGCTGGGCCCGGATGGCGTTCGGCGATTTCACGGGGTACATGGCGGGGTGGCTCGTCTGGCTGGCGAACATCGCGACCAACGGGACCTTCGCGGTCCTGTTCGCCAACTACCTGAAGTACTGGTACCCGGACCTGCCGTCTTTCTGGCACTGGGTGGTGGCGGCGGCGGTGGTGTGGGTAACGGTCCTCCTGAACTGGTGGGGCATCCGGCTGGTCGGCACCACCAGCGTCGTCCTGACGGTCTTGATTTTCTTTCCCTTCCTCGGCATCACCCTGCTGGGCCTGGCGCACTTCGACCACAACCCGCTGGTGCCGTTCGTGAACCCGGAGAGGGGGCCCCTCTCGGCGTTCGCGGCGGGGCTCGGAATCGCCATCTGGCTGTACTCCGGATTCGAGAAGCTCACGACGAACGCCGGCGAAGTCGAGCGGCCGTCCCGCGCCTTTCCGATCGCCCTGGCGATCGCCGTGCCGATGGCGGCCGGCAGCTACATCATCCCGACGTTCGCGGCCCTGGCGGGCCACGGGCACTGGAGCGAGTGGGGGGAATCGTATTTCTCGGTCGCGGCGCACGCGCTCGGCGGACCGGCGCTCGGCGCGGCGATGGCGGCGGGGGGGCTGGTCAGCAGCATGTGCCTCCTGATGGTCACGACTCTCGGACAGTCGAGACTGCCGATGGTCCTGGCGGAGGACGGGCTCTTCCCGCGCGTCTTCGCGCGCCGGCACCCGCGGTTCGAGACGCCGACCGTGTCGCTGGTCGTGGGCGGGGTCGCCCTCAGCCTCCTGGTCCTGGTCCGGTTCTCCTACCTGGCGGGGATGTTCTCCCTCGTGCAGGTCCTGGCGTACCTCCTGATCTTCGCGGCCCTCCTGCGCCTGCGATCGCACGCCCCGCGGGCGGAGTCCCCCCCGGACGCGCTTCCGGAAGAGGCGCCGTTCCGGATCCCTCTCGGCACGGCCGGCCTGGCGCTGATGACGGTGCCGAGCCTGATCCTGTCCGGCATGGTCATCGTCGAGAGCATCTGGCCCGCCGGCGTATTCGACAAACGGCAGGCGTTGGTCGACCTCCTGGTCTTCGCCTCGGGACCCCTCACCTACGTCCTGTTCAGGATGACGGGGCGGGGACCGAATATGCCGTAG
- a CDS encoding FAD binding domain-containing protein, giving the protein MMRLPKFRYYAPGGVAEAAAILHGEGPLAMVVAGGTDLYPNMKRRHQSPRVVIGLRKIDRLRGIRGTPERGVWIGPGTTLTDLEESPLLRRDYPGLWEAIHSISTPILRNMGTIGGNVCLDTRCNYYNQNYEWRRAINFCMKCDGTICWVAPGSDICLAVNSSDTAPVLCAYGARFHLASRKGERTLEAREFYHRDGIRYMTKRADEILTGITLPPGAARLRSVYRKLRRREAFDFPVLGVAACVRLEKGVVADARLWLGAVSMSPVEAAGSQAALTGRPLTDESIEEAARLAYPLAKPVDNTDFGLRWRKEMTLHFVRQALSALRQGN; this is encoded by the coding sequence ATGATGCGGCTCCCGAAGTTCCGGTATTACGCTCCCGGCGGCGTGGCGGAGGCGGCGGCGATCCTGCACGGAGAGGGGCCCCTGGCCATGGTCGTCGCCGGGGGCACCGACCTCTATCCCAACATGAAGCGACGCCACCAGAGCCCCCGGGTCGTGATCGGCCTCAGGAAGATCGACCGGCTGCGCGGGATCCGGGGGACGCCGGAGCGCGGCGTCTGGATCGGCCCGGGCACGACCCTGACCGATCTGGAGGAGAGCCCCCTCCTCCGCCGGGACTATCCGGGACTGTGGGAGGCCATCCATTCGATCTCCACCCCGATCCTGCGGAACATGGGGACGATCGGCGGCAACGTCTGTCTCGACACTCGCTGCAACTACTACAACCAGAACTACGAGTGGCGCCGCGCGATCAACTTCTGCATGAAGTGTGACGGCACGATCTGCTGGGTGGCCCCCGGGAGCGACATCTGCCTCGCCGTGAACTCGAGCGACACCGCCCCTGTCCTGTGCGCCTACGGCGCGCGCTTTCACCTGGCGTCCAGGAAAGGGGAGCGGACCCTCGAGGCCCGGGAGTTCTACCATCGCGACGGCATCCGCTACATGACCAAGCGTGCCGACGAGATTCTCACCGGGATCACCCTGCCCCCGGGCGCCGCGCGCCTCCGCTCGGTCTACCGGAAGCTCCGCCGCCGCGAGGCGTTCGACTTCCCGGTCCTCGGCGTGGCCGCCTGCGTCCGTCTCGAGAAGGGAGTGGTCGCCGACGCCCGCCTCTGGCTCGGCGCCGTCTCGATGTCCCCCGTCGAGGCGGCCGGCTCCCAGGCCGCCCTCACCGGCCGGCCGCTCACCGACGAGTCGATCGAGGAGGCCGCCCGGCTCGCCTATCCCCTCGCCAAGCCGGTGGACAACACCGACTTCGGGCTCCGCTGGCGCAAGGAGATGACCCTCCACTTCGTACGCCAGGCGCTCTCGGCCCTCCGACAGGGCAACTGA
- a CDS encoding molybdopterin cofactor-binding domain-containing protein: MAGASKGPNGAATRQGSRDLRVVGTPVRKVDGLSKCAGVTKFADDIVLPRMLFCKLLRAPVPHARIVRVDTDKARTMPGVVAILTGAELPIPFGILPVSQDEHALCPDLVRFVGDPVAAVAAVDEDAAFDAMNAIAVEYEPLKPVMSIEQAIATPSPRIHDYGDEGNIHKKVALEFGDVDRGFREADEIFEDVLFYEGSTHLPMEQHAAVAAVDPDGKLTVWSSTQTPHYVHRALAKVLQMSPAHVRVIACPNGGGFGGKSDPFNHEIVVARLALMTGRPVKITLTREEVFYCHRGRHPVLMRIRTGVSRNGRIKAMDFTSVLDGGGYGSYGVASTYYTGALQTVTYAIDSYAFRGARVFTNKPPCGPKRGHGTPQPRFALEVQMDKIAERLQIDPADLRLRHLVPPDSLTANFMRVGSMGLGKCIEAVVDGSGWKGKFGRLPHGKGVGLACSSYICGAGLPIYWNSMPHTGVQLKLDRGGGVTAFCGEIDIGQGSDTVLAQVVAEVLGIDPYDIRVVFGDTDLTPVDLGSYSSRVTLMMGNAAIQAAERARELLAKAAAEKLGVPAEQVGFGGRRVFDVSDPGRGLAFAEAVVLAEARFGTLGTVGSYTPPPSAARYKGAGVGPSPAYSYSAAVVELDVDPRTGWITVERVHLAHDVGRCINPVLVVGQIEGSVYMGLGEALMEEHVFRGNRNGVHKNPSLLEYKSPTTMEMPDVVSYIIEDPDPNGPFGAKEVGQGPLLPIAPAVVNAVHDAVGVRIDEVPVTPEKILRALDSPAKRIGPRGVPALRWPEPIRVATPWEGGAGRPVETAPANQGTRR; this comes from the coding sequence ATGGCCGGCGCGTCTAAAGGCCCGAACGGCGCGGCAACCCGGCAGGGGAGCCGCGACCTGCGCGTCGTCGGGACGCCGGTCCGCAAGGTGGACGGGCTGTCGAAGTGCGCGGGCGTCACGAAATTCGCGGACGACATCGTCCTGCCGCGCATGCTGTTCTGCAAGCTGCTCCGCGCCCCCGTGCCGCACGCGCGGATCGTGCGCGTCGACACCGACAAGGCCCGGACGATGCCGGGGGTCGTCGCCATCCTGACGGGCGCCGAGCTGCCGATCCCGTTCGGCATCCTGCCGGTGAGCCAGGACGAGCACGCCCTCTGTCCCGACCTCGTGCGCTTCGTGGGCGATCCGGTGGCCGCCGTGGCGGCCGTCGACGAAGACGCGGCGTTCGACGCCATGAACGCCATCGCCGTCGAGTACGAGCCCCTGAAGCCGGTGATGTCGATCGAGCAGGCGATCGCCACGCCGTCGCCGCGCATCCACGATTATGGCGACGAGGGGAACATCCACAAGAAGGTGGCCCTCGAATTCGGCGACGTCGACCGCGGCTTCCGCGAGGCGGACGAGATCTTCGAGGACGTCCTGTTCTACGAAGGAAGCACGCACCTGCCGATGGAGCAGCATGCGGCCGTCGCGGCGGTCGACCCGGACGGCAAGCTGACGGTCTGGTCGAGCACGCAGACCCCGCACTATGTCCACCGGGCCCTGGCGAAGGTGCTCCAGATGTCTCCGGCGCACGTCCGGGTGATCGCCTGCCCCAACGGCGGCGGCTTCGGCGGGAAGAGCGATCCGTTCAACCACGAGATCGTCGTCGCCCGGCTCGCCCTCATGACCGGCCGGCCGGTGAAGATCACGCTGACACGCGAAGAGGTCTTCTACTGCCACCGCGGGCGCCACCCGGTCCTGATGCGGATCAGGACCGGCGTGTCACGCAACGGCCGGATCAAGGCGATGGACTTCACGAGCGTGCTCGACGGGGGCGGCTACGGGTCGTACGGAGTCGCCAGCACGTATTACACCGGGGCGCTGCAGACGGTGACCTACGCGATCGACAGCTACGCGTTCAGGGGCGCGCGCGTCTTCACCAACAAGCCGCCGTGCGGTCCGAAGCGGGGGCACGGCACCCCGCAGCCGCGCTTCGCCCTCGAAGTCCAGATGGACAAGATCGCCGAGAGGCTCCAGATCGATCCCGCCGACCTGCGGCTCAGGCACCTGGTCCCCCCGGACTCGCTCACGGCCAACTTCATGCGCGTCGGCTCGATGGGGCTCGGGAAGTGCATCGAGGCCGTCGTCGACGGCTCCGGCTGGAAGGGGAAGTTCGGCCGCCTGCCGCACGGCAAGGGGGTGGGGCTCGCCTGCTCGTCATACATCTGCGGCGCGGGGCTGCCGATCTACTGGAACAGCATGCCGCACACGGGCGTGCAGCTCAAGCTCGATCGCGGCGGCGGGGTCACCGCGTTCTGCGGCGAGATCGACATCGGGCAGGGGTCGGACACGGTCCTGGCGCAGGTCGTGGCCGAGGTGCTCGGCATAGACCCCTACGACATCCGCGTCGTCTTCGGCGACACCGACCTGACGCCGGTCGACCTCGGCTCCTACAGCAGCCGCGTCACCCTGATGATGGGGAACGCCGCCATCCAGGCGGCGGAGCGCGCCCGGGAGCTGCTGGCGAAGGCCGCGGCCGAGAAGCTCGGCGTGCCGGCCGAGCAGGTCGGCTTCGGCGGAAGGCGCGTGTTCGATGTCTCGGACCCGGGGCGCGGCCTCGCCTTCGCGGAGGCGGTGGTCCTGGCCGAGGCGAGGTTCGGCACCCTGGGCACGGTCGGCTCGTACACGCCGCCCCCCTCGGCCGCGCGCTACAAGGGGGCGGGCGTCGGCCCGTCCCCCGCCTACTCGTACAGCGCCGCCGTCGTGGAGCTGGACGTCGATCCGCGCACCGGCTGGATCACGGTCGAGCGCGTCCACCTGGCCCACGACGTCGGGCGGTGCATCAATCCCGTCCTGGTGGTCGGCCAGATCGAGGGGAGCGTCTACATGGGCCTCGGCGAGGCGCTCATGGAGGAGCACGTCTTCAGGGGCAACCGGAACGGCGTGCACAAGAACCCGTCGCTCCTCGAGTACAAGAGCCCGACGACCATGGAAATGCCGGACGTCGTCTCCTACATCATCGAGGACCCCGATCCGAACGGGCCGTTCGGCGCCAAGGAGGTCGGCCAGGGGCCGCTCCTGCCGATCGCCCCGGCGGTGGTGAACGCCGTGCACGACGCCGTCGGCGTGCGGATCGACGAGGTGCCGGTCACGCCGGAGAAGATCCTCAGGGCGCTCGACTCCCCCGCGAAACGCATCGGACCGAGAGGCGTGCCGGCCCTCCGCTGGCCCGAGCCGATTCGGGTGGCGACGCCGTGGGAGGGGGGCGCCGGGCGGCCGGTGGAGACGGCCCCGGCGAACCAGGGGACGCGGCGATGA
- a CDS encoding (2Fe-2S)-binding protein, whose translation MKPHRRRTPRKAPARAPGAGSAASRDKAHLRLRVNGEILEVACAPHKTLLEVVREDLGLTGTKHGCELGECGTCTVLVDGRPQLSCLVLALECEDRPIVTVEGLADGPRPHPLQTAFAELGAAQCGYCTPGILCAASALLDERPEPTRQEIREALSGNLCRCTGYIKIFEAVELAARRLRDPQAHPSEETLYGRRV comes from the coding sequence GTGAAACCTCACCGTCGGCGGACCCCCCGCAAGGCCCCGGCCCGCGCGCCGGGGGCCGGATCGGCCGCCTCCAGAGACAAGGCGCACCTGCGCCTGCGCGTCAACGGCGAGATCCTTGAGGTCGCCTGCGCGCCGCACAAGACGCTCCTGGAGGTCGTGCGCGAGGATCTCGGTCTGACCGGGACGAAGCACGGCTGCGAGCTGGGGGAGTGCGGCACCTGCACCGTTCTCGTCGACGGAAGGCCGCAGCTCTCCTGTCTCGTCCTGGCGCTGGAATGCGAGGATCGGCCGATCGTCACGGTGGAGGGGCTCGCCGACGGGCCCCGGCCGCATCCGCTTCAGACCGCCTTCGCCGAGCTGGGCGCCGCGCAGTGCGGCTACTGCACGCCCGGCATTCTCTGCGCCGCCTCGGCGCTTCTCGACGAGAGGCCGGAGCCGACGCGCCAGGAGATCAGGGAGGCGCTGTCGGGCAACCTGTGCCGCTGCACGGGCTACATCAAGATCTTCGAGGCGGTCGAGCTGGCCGCCCGCCGCCTGCGGGATCCCCAGGCGCATCCGTCGGAGGAGACCCTCTATGGCCGGCGCGTCTAA